TCTGCATAGTACTTTTCTAGTTTCTACATTGACCTCCATCCCATGGCAAATATGTCTGTATTTACTTGTATTGATTATGTAGAAATTGATTTCATTGACGTACAGGGTCCACCAACCCCTGAAAAGTATGAGCATGCTATCCGCTCAAAGAACACAAAATGTGAAGTGTCATCGGTATCCAAGGTGCAGTCTTTACTCCTCATTCTTGCCCTTCCCTTTCctgagattaaatttaaatttagttatatTACTAATTAGTGCACATTTGAATAAATGCAGAGAAATAGATCAAAATCAAACTGCAGTGCCCTTGCTGACTATGAAAAAGCTCATACAGGTTGGAATTGGTCAGACCCCCAAATGGATAATCGATCAAACTATCAAAAGAGACCTTCAATGAGGGTTGGTGCTACCAATGATGAGAAAAGTGACAAAGTCCTTGAAATTGATGCTGGGAAACCCTACTTTACACCCAAAGGTATAAAACTTTTTCATTCATCACATCTTGCTGTCACATCAGATCAATATTGCCATAGTTACACAACTTCCAAAGACTCAACAACACGCCGGACAGTACCAAGTCTGACTTCATTTGAAGTTCAATCTTTAAGCCCTTTAAAATTCTCTAACGAAGATGAGGTAGGTTCATTTTGTACTGCCGAAAATAGCCCACAATTCTTTTCCGCATCATCAAGGGGTGGTAGTTCTCAGAGGAGCCCCTTCACTCCATCCAAGAGTTACGGCTCGCAAAGCTGTCTAAGTGGTTATTCAGACCATCCAAACTACATGGCCTACACTGAATCTTCAAGGGCTAAGGTCAGGTCTCTTAGTGCTCCAAAACAAAGACCTCAGTATGAGAGATCAAGTTCAGCAAAAAGGAACTTGGTTCATGGGTTTGTTGAATCAAAATCTAACATGCAGAGATTTTCCACCTTGCATTCAAACTTTACAAACAAAGCTTACCCAGGATCTGGTCGCTTGGACAGTCTCGGAATGCCTGTTGGATACAGGTACTAAATTAGCTTTTCTAATCTGTCTACTTTTGTAGTTAGCTTTTGCAATCTGTTGTGCCAAAAATGTTCAATGTGTATGTCTTAGAATTGTATAAGCAAGTCATCTAACAAATGTTATTATTATGAGCAGATGTAACTGTGCAACTAAGTATTTAGACGGCCCAACCAATGCTATATTGAATAGAGTagttttgtattaaatattaacTGATCATATTGCAAATTTGTATTACACTAATGAAATCCATGTTGTTTGTTATGGCATCAACATCATTATTGGGAAGGCTAATAATTTGGAGAAGTTTTAGTAAGATGAATCCAAGAGCAAAATTTTGCACTTGAGATATGGTTAAGATAATGTCGGGTATGGAGATGGTTGAAATTGGCTTTGAAGTTAGGGAGTCCATGAATGGTGGGGCATTTAATCAGTAGATTTCATGTTTTAaatgcaaaaatataaaatatggagCCCATGTGTCTGGCAAAAATCATGTCTAGCACTGGCTGCTAACTGCCACTTATTTTCCAGTTTTCATTATTAGTATGagtgttattttacttatattcTAACAAGAGTGGAACCTTTAAGGGAGAACTAGAATATGAATGCAGGGTTTCAGGATGTTCTTGGTTAGTTCATGTCACTTTTAGAAACAAGTTCTGTACAAAAAGAGGTTAGCAAGTGTACATTTCAGTTGACTTTGACAACAAACACCGGTTTGTAGCAAAGCTGACTTGTGATGGTTAATTACCAATGTTCAACCTGGTGAAAAGTTATACGGAGTATAAGGATAGGCTTATGAACTTGATAAACCGATAAACAATGTCTTGCAATTACAACATAGGGATGGCATGTAACAATTGGCCATTAGATCAAGTGACTTCAAGTTCACACTGAAATTCATCTGTCTTACACATAGTTATCAGTATACAATGCAggtaaaaaatgatacatattatgaggtgtgttgaatttatattatatagaatatgtatcatatgatatgatatattaaatatcGAATCACAACCTAAAAACTTTTAATACTTTATTAGTTTTGTTGACCTCTAATGTCTCACAACCTAAAATCTTTTTTCACCTGGGAAACATTCAAGAACTTGCCTCTAAAACTAAGGGTTTGAAAGATACCCTATTGGTGCAAATTGACCAATTAGTAAGAAGCTCAGATAAGATGGCACCAAGGAACCCAAACAAAGCGCCAACAGAGGTGTCGTTGTTGAATAAAAAGTGATGACAGAATGCTCCCACCAATTCCTGGTAACAAGTAGATGAAACTAACCCGTGCTGCCATTGTATTTCCACAACAATCTTAGAATGTaggaatattataaaaaatcattcttatatttataacaaaagaataataatattatgtgcataaCTAACGATATaatatcatgtgattagataattaaaaattaaagataaaattatactcaatcatattatgacacactattgtttatatacaaaaatcaTCGACCTGTCGACCCATGATTCAAGAGATACCAAATTAATTATTACCTTAGCTATTGATACTTCCACTTCATTAGTTATAGCTTTGAATGCAAAGATATGATCTTAAGATGGTAAACCCAGCGAAAATGGAAAAACAGTCAGCATCTGTGTTTATTATCCTGGAAAGTTGACCTGAAACATGCAATTTTCAACGGTAAAACAAATTCATATTGAATGCCATGCGAGGACCAAGTCAAGCAATTATGGGAGCAAGTAAGTCAACATATTTGCCAGCAAGTGAATGACACCAGCATGTAACCAGATACAGGTGATAAGTCGCTATCCTTGATGTCCATGAACCTACTTTACTTAGTCCACTCCAGGCCTCCCAATTTTTCTAATATGCGCAagtaggagagagagagagagtaaattaaattaattgaggCTACAATTCCTGGTAAAGAGTTTGGTTGTAAATAAGTAACTTGGTTGAGTCAGGAAGAGAAGTGAGGGAGATCAAAAAGGCATGAAAGAGTACTTAAGCTGAGACATTTGAGTCACTCTGATAGAACTTACTCTACACACACATTAAAAATGCACTCCTTTCTCAAcaagaaaattcaatttcattgATTTCAAGGGTTAGCAAAACTAGTGGAGGTCTAGGTTCAAGTCTGATGCAGTGTTTTTGTAATCTTTGCTCCATAGCGGCTGCTTCTTAATTCGGGAGGAGACTTCGGTTGTTCTCTTGTTTTCCCCTGCTGCAAGGCAATTCACAATTCCATCTCCATTTTCTTTGCTTTGGGCCTCATCTCATCTTCAGTGGagtcattttcttcaatttgagCCTTGGACCAACCAGCTGTTATCTCTTGGACTTTCTCCACTATAGTTTTGGCCTTTGTATCATTACCCTCCCCATCAAAATGTACCTTGTCCCCAAGGTTTACTTCATTATACAAATGACCAAATGTCCCATAGTTCTCCGAAGTTAAGTCTTCTAGTCGATTGTCTGTCCATTGCACCAAAATCTGTTTCAGTGGTTAACCATGCTTTAAAAACAATTCGTGAAGCGACAATTGCAAGAGGAAGTAACACAAGTCTCTTATCAAGGATATTAGGTGGTAAAGCATGAATTTCAGATCGTGTGTAACATTCCTCTCTAAAAATATTATCCTTGAAAAGAAAACATTACTAATATTGGATATCAGTACAATTATTTCAATGAaatcaaaacattaaattaactttgttaaataaaatactgaaaattctttatttaaaaacatatgACAAAAAATATGCAAAGGAGTCATGTTTACATTGGAACAAGTTTAAATAcccaattaaaataatacaatatccataattaaatgaaaaggTTCAAAATACATATAGAGATAAAAATGACACATTTGCCCATGTTACTCATACCACTGTAGCCTCACATTGCATCAATCATTCAGCTCTATCTctgataaaacaaacaaaatagaaaatgtCAAGTGATAAACATTCAGTAAATAGGATCATAACTagctatttattaaatttttattttgcccTTATACTTAGTTCACCCTAATTTGGTTGTCAAGAGTAAACTATTTACTCCACTTGGATGACGTGAACGTGGTCTTGCTCTGTCTGAGATATTGAGATCTATTGAGTCTCCCAAACTTGTCTCTTTATCTTGATCCTCGTAGCTTGAAGTAATAGGCCAACAAGAACCTACATACCTTAAGCACTTACAAGTGAAAACTCACTTAACCTTAAACTGAACTGTAACTAATTTGTCGATCAAACTAAGTCAATACAGAGATTTGATACTTTGACCACGTGAGTATCATAATTATGCAGTCCACTCCCTACACCACTATCGAACTGTAATTAAACTCGAGTCTACTACGACTCACCATACCTTAATATGGGTGATCAGATTCTATTGCGAACCAATGGTCCTACTGTAAATCATGCTCTACTGCGGGCAGTGTAAGGAGTATCTCACAAGTGCCCTCTCGTAACAACCCTAATACTTGTACTTTCAATTATGATACCATTATACTAAGCATACATGCTATCTCAAGCTATCTAATTACGATCTCGTAATGCTTTCACCATTTTTCTAGTACATCTTGGGCTTTCAAGGTAGTATTTTACTCTATATGTCTTGCTCTTACCCTTGTAGTTTTTAGGATTGATTACTATTtgtacaatataaataatagtcATTTCTTCCTTACATACATTCATTCTTCCTTTGTGCATGATGAATGAACGTTCCTGGTGTAATGAATGTTTTTATGTCACTTCTCGAAGAACATCCATTACTCTTCACCTTACCCGTTCGTATGTCCTAAAGGTATCTTTGTCATTCTACACTAGGCACGTTCATTCCCACATAATGAAGGTATATGTGTGACGTCTTTTCtgacaaagaagaagaacaaatagCAAGCATGCATGTTCATCCTCtttcattcaaaaaaattataggtcATAAACGAATGTTCACTGCCATGCACAAGAACATTCAGGacgtataaatatatatatatatatatatatatatatatatatatatatatatatatatatatatatatatatattcaaacatgTAACGTTCGTTCATCTTAAACGAATGAACATTCATGACGTTTAGAGACCTAAAAATACATAGTTTTCAAGCTTGTgatttcatttatttcattcttacatttatatatacatcacaacatcaatttatcaTACTAAACAATAAAACCACATCACCATGCACAAGAACATTCAGGacgtataaataaataaataaataaataaataaatatatatatatatatatatatatatatatatatatattcaaacatgTAACGTTCGTTCATCTTAAACGAATGAACATTCACGACGTTTAGAGACCTAAAAATACATAGTTTTCAAGCTTGTgatttcatttatttcattcttacatttatatatacatcacaacatcaatttatcaTACTAAACAATAAAACCACATCACCCAAACATAAATACAACTCATACATTCATTAATAATCCTAAAACATACGCCTTGATCATAGTTCATCATTTAAACAACCTAGTTAAACTTCTTCTCTCTAGCGCATCTTTCCTCTAGGGTTTGATATTTTTGTGCATTTGGAAAAATTATCCCAAATATCACGATAACATGTTGCTTTTAAATGCACTTTTTATAACAACATGAACAAATATTCCTCTTAAGGGTAAACTTTCGTTTCTCTCATTTAAAATTCCGAACATGGCACTTCCAAACCGCATTGACATGGAAGGCTATGCGCGAATGTTGATGAGCTTACAAATGTTAGTTCATaagctaaaaataatttttcttattcaagTTCAACTTATTCTAGTTCATGGTCAACATAGGTCAACTTATAACACTTGAAATgaatattttacccttaatcttacctatgggtgttacataaTGACTCTCCTTTATAAACCTTGAGCAACGACACACAAAAGGTGGGGTGAGTTTCGCTAGAGGTTGGACTAGTCCAATAACATGCAATATTAAGTAAGGTCCAAAATATTGACGACAAAGTTTATTGTTCAATTGTCAAGCCACCGTAGTTTAGCTATAAGATTGTAACTTTATTAGGGCCAGGTTTCCAATCAAGAAGGACTTCTCTTTGCAGTGTTTGTCCACCTACAGTTTCATAAGATTTTGTGCCtataagagatttttttttagttgGCAACCTCGTCCACTGCTTGCACCGAAGTTGAACATAGAATGTAAGTTGGATTGGAAGGTGGTGATCTTCCATATATAGCTTCAAATGGATTCATTCCTTGTGTTGTTTGAAAACTAGTGTTAAAGTGAAATTCTACCCAACCTAGAAAGGAATACCAAGTGCAAGGCGCATGAGAGGTAAGAGCCCTTAAATATTGTTCTAAGTATCTATTAAAGCCGTAGATTGTCCATCTAATTGAGAATGATAAGTCAAGCTCATGCATAGTGTCATACTAGATAACTCAAAAAGCTTGGCCCAAAAGGTGATGATAGAACGGAGAAGTCCATGAAGTCACACTACTAtcgaattgaataattttgccACTTGGGCATAAGTAAAACTAGTATGCAATGCTCCAAAGCGAGTATATTTACTCAATCTATGAGTGACAACCATGATTATGGAGTACCCACATTTGGGCAACCCAACACTGAAGTCTGGAGCAACATCATCCCAAATTCGTTGTGAAATCAGCAAAGGTTGTAGTAACCCATATGGAGgctcaatttaatatttaattgtcaGACAAGTAGCACAAAAACTAACAAACTCCTTTACATCATGCCTCATACCAACCCAAAAGAAGTTTCAGCCAAGCGCATACAAGTTTGCAGAGCACCTCTATGTCCCCCACTAGG
This sequence is a window from Mangifera indica cultivar Alphonso chromosome 20, CATAS_Mindica_2.1, whole genome shotgun sequence. Protein-coding genes within it:
- the LOC123203831 gene encoding protein IQ-DOMAIN 22-like, with protein sequence MGKASKWFRHILGLKKSDSTHSSSASQPRSSSSKDRRRWSFVKSYREKDYHTTKQKSLYAQDSPICDTNPSSEGQDADKHAIAVAAATVAVAEAAIAAAHAAATVVRLTSNSGRCGNFTPSYVGSFDGASDELAAIKIQSAFRGYLAKRALRALRGLVRLQALVRGHIERKRTAEWLQRMQALLRAQARARAGRAQLSESSQSSGKSLHFHQPGPPTPEKYEHAIRSKNTKCEVSSVSKRNRSKSNCSALADYEKAHTGWNWSDPQMDNRSNYQKRPSMRVGATNDEKSDKVLEIDAGKPYFTPKGIKLFHSSHLAVTSDQYCHSYTTSKDSTTRRTVPSLTSFEVQSLSPLKFSNEDEVGSFCTAENSPQFFSASSRGGSSQRSPFTPSKSYGSQSCLSGYSDHPNYMAYTESSRAKVRSLSAPKQRPQYERSSSAKRNLVHGFVESKSNMQRFSTLHSNFTNKAYPGSGRLDSLGMPVGYRY